CGCCGCCCGACGCGCCGCCGCCCGACGCGCCGGGCGGTGGCCGGTGGTAGCCGGAGAGGATCTCGGCCACGGCGGCCTCGGACCCCGGCCGCACGGCGAACGTCAAGGCGTAGCGGTTCACGGCGTGCCTCCCACTTCCTGTCGTTGCGGCGCGCGGGTCGTCGCCCGCACGAGGTAGCGCCGCGATTCGCGATCGGTCACGCACGCCATCAGCGGAGCGGCGAGGGCGCGGTGCCCGGCGGTCGCCTCCCAGGTGGCGAAGTGCTGCGGGCTCGCCCACTCGCTGGTGATGACCCACTCGTCCGGGTCGTGCGCGGACTGGCACAGCTGGTCGCCGAGGTAGCCCTCGACCCGGGCGACCTCGTGGCGGATGCGCTCGTAGGCGTCGCGGAGCCGCGGGCCGGCGCCCGGTTCGGCGCGCAGCCGGAAGATCACCCGCAGGTGGTCGGTGGTCGGGAACTCCGGGGTCGGGTCCATCCCTGCTCCTGTGGGCTCGGGGGTGCGGGCGGCGGCCGGCGCTAGTCCTCGGGGTAGGACGCGATGCGGCACGCGTGGCGGGCCTCCGCGGGAGGCACGCCCTCGGCCTGGAGGATGTTGCGGCACCGCCGGACGTCCCCCGGAAGACCGCTCTTGGCGATCTTGCAGGCGTACAGCACCGCGTCGGTCGCCTCGACGCCCTGCTCCATGACGTGGTCGATGCAGATGCCGGGATCGGCGGACGCGGGTGCGGCGGCCACGAGGGGCGCGGCGAGGACCGCGAGGGTGAGCGCGGCGGCGCGGAGGGTGCTCGACATCGGTGGTCGCTCCTCGGGAGGCGTCAGGTCGTGCAGGGGTTCCCCACGGTCCGGCTCCGATCCCGGCCTGTCCACCGGGGCACCACCAGGTGCACTCGGATCACCCGCCCGGGTACACCGCTTGTCGCACTTCGTGTCGTGGCGTGCCGGGCGGTCGTCTCGGCCACTCCACTGTGGAGCGAAGGTGGCCGGCCGGGCGGGGGTGGTTTCGCGATCCGGCCTTCGTGGCATAGAACTGGACCCGACAGCGGGCATCGAGGAGGATCTACGTGGCTCAGACGGTTCGCGGTGTGGTCGCACGGGGCAAGGGCGCTCCGGTCGAGGTGGTGGACGTCGTGGTCCCCGACCCCGGTCCGGGCGAGGCCGTGGTGAAGGTGCAGGCGTGCGGCGTGTGCCACACCGATCTGCACTACCGGGAGGGCGGGATCAACGACGAGTTCCCGTTCCTGCTCGGCCACGAGGCCGCCGGGATCGTCGAAGCAGTCGGCGACGGCGTCACCGACGTCGCGCCCGGCGACTTCGTGATCCTCAACTGGCGCGCGGTGTGCGGCAAGTGCCGCGCCTGCCTGCGCGGCCGGCCCTGGTACTGCTTCGACACCCACAACGCCTCGCAGCCGATGACGCTGGCCGACGGCACCCCGCTGTCCCCCGCGCTGGGCATCGGCGCGTTCGCCGAGAAGACCCTCGTGCACGCCGGCCAGTGCACCAAGGTCGACCCGCAGGCCTCCCCCGCCGCCGCCGGCCTGCTCGGCTGCGGCGTCATGGCCGGCTTCGGCGCGGCGGTCAACACCGGCAACGTCGGCCGCGGCGACTCCGTCGCCGTCATCGGCTGCGGCGGCGTCGGCGCGGCGGCCGTCGCCGGCGCGCGGGTCGCGGGCGCGACCACGATCATCGCCGTCGACCTCGACCCGCGGAAGCTGGAGCAGGCCACCGGCCTGGGCGCCACCCACACCGTCGACGCCAAGGACGAGGACGTCGTCGAGCGGGTCCGCGAGCTGACCGGCGGGTTCGGCGCGGACGTCGTGATCGACGCCGTCGGCCGGCCCGAGACCTGGAAGCAGGCGTTCTACGCCCGCGACCTCGCGGGCACCGTCGTGCTGGTCGGCGTGCCCACCCCGGAGATGCGGCTGGAGATGCCGCTGATCGACCTGTTCTCCCGCGGCGGCTCCCTGAAGTCCTCCTGGTACGGCGACTGCCTGCCCACCCGCGATTTCCCCTACATGATCGACCTGCACCGGCAGGGCCGCCTCGACCTCGACGCCTTCGTCACCGAGACCATCGCCCTCGACCAGGTCGAGGAGGCCTTCGCCAAGATGCACCACGGCGACGTCCTGCGCTCCGTGGTGGTCTTCTGATGGCCCGCGTCGACCACACCACCACGCGGGGCACGTTCAGCCTGGACGGGCAGACCTTCGACGTCGACAACAACGTCTGGGTGATCGGCGACGACACCGAGTGCGTCGTCGTCGACGCCCCGCACGACGTGGACAGGATCATGCGGGTGGTGGGCGACCGCGAGGTCAAGGCCATCCTGGCCACGCACGCCCACGACGACCACGTCCGCGTCGCGCCGGAACTGTCGCGGCGCACCGGCGCGCCCGTGCTGCTGCACCCCGACGACCTGGTCGTGTGGCGGCTCACGCACCCCGACACCGACCCCGGCGGCGAACTCGCCGACGGCCAGGTCATCGAGGTCGCGGGCACCGCGCTGCACGTCCTGCACACCCCCGGCCACGCCCCCGGCGCGGTCTGCTTCCACGCCCCCGACCTGAACGCGGTGTTCACCGGCGACACCCTGTTCCACGGCGGCCCCGGCGCCACCGGCCGCTCCTACTCCGACTTCGACACCATCATCGAGTCGATCACCGACCGGCTGCTCACCCTGCCACCGGACACCGTCGTGCACACCGGCCACGGCGACGACACCACCATCGGCGCCGAAGCCCCCCACCGCGCCGACTGGATCGCCCGGGCCGCCGGCTGACGGGTGCGGGCGGGCCACCTCCCGGTGACCCGCCCGCACGCCGCTACCCGATGTGCTGCTCGACGCCCGGCACGTCCGCGCCCGCCGTGACCGCGACCGGGGTCGCGGCGCCGAAGGACGCGGCGTCCCGGTACCAGACCTCCCGGGGCTCCCGCTCGACGGCGCGGAAGCGGAGCTTGACCTCCTGGGTGCCCAGGCCGCGGACCACGTAGCCGTTCCCGTAGTTGGTGTCCCCGGCGCCGGCGACGTCACCGGTCCGGGCGTTCACCGCCATGACGTGCACCCAGGCGTACTCGTCGCCGTCCACGGCCGTCGTGCCGCTCACGCTGCCGCCCACCACGAGGGACTCGTCGTGCGCGACCTCGCGCTCGGCGCGCACCCGGACGGGGGTCGCGGCGAAGCGGTCCGCCGCACCGCCCGACCACTGCCAGGCGTACTCGCCCGGCCGGTGCGCGAACTCCAGCGG
This region of Saccharothrix longispora genomic DNA includes:
- a CDS encoding antibiotic biosynthesis monooxygenase family protein; this translates as MDPTPEFPTTDHLRVIFRLRAEPGAGPRLRDAYERIRHEVARVEGYLGDQLCQSAHDPDEWVITSEWASPQHFATWEATAGHRALAAPLMACVTDRESRRYLVRATTRAPQRQEVGGTP
- a CDS encoding S-(hydroxymethyl)mycothiol dehydrogenase, encoding MAQTVRGVVARGKGAPVEVVDVVVPDPGPGEAVVKVQACGVCHTDLHYREGGINDEFPFLLGHEAAGIVEAVGDGVTDVAPGDFVILNWRAVCGKCRACLRGRPWYCFDTHNASQPMTLADGTPLSPALGIGAFAEKTLVHAGQCTKVDPQASPAAAGLLGCGVMAGFGAAVNTGNVGRGDSVAVIGCGGVGAAAVAGARVAGATTIIAVDLDPRKLEQATGLGATHTVDAKDEDVVERVRELTGGFGADVVIDAVGRPETWKQAFYARDLAGTVVLVGVPTPEMRLEMPLIDLFSRGGSLKSSWYGDCLPTRDFPYMIDLHRQGRLDLDAFVTETIALDQVEEAFAKMHHGDVLRSVVVF
- a CDS encoding MBL fold metallo-hydrolase; amino-acid sequence: MMARVDHTTTRGTFSLDGQTFDVDNNVWVIGDDTECVVVDAPHDVDRIMRVVGDREVKAILATHAHDDHVRVAPELSRRTGAPVLLHPDDLVVWRLTHPDTDPGGELADGQVIEVAGTALHVLHTPGHAPGAVCFHAPDLNAVFTGDTLFHGGPGATGRSYSDFDTIIESITDRLLTLPPDTVVHTGHGDDTTIGAEAPHRADWIARAAG